In one Shinella zoogloeoides genomic region, the following are encoded:
- a CDS encoding GlxA family transcriptional regulator, translating into MLDPSSDTLDIDILVLPETNLILVASVIEPLRAANRISGQDLYRWRIFSPDGQPIETRSRIPVPVDGVFRPEKEVFPLFVLSSYQWQMSATPLLRRQLSQTARHRTMMAGIESGSWLLAEASLLDGHSVTIHWEDMEEFASRYPQIAVMRERYVIDGKRVTTGGSLPTLDLMLEIIRRRQGYSLALEVSRLFIYEHERTGGLLQVPALGNMRVADQRVGQAVRLMEETVDAPLTLTRLARRVGISARHLQDLFQESMGVAPHQHYLALRLNAARRKVIETRSEFADIAALTGFNSSSAFSRSYRAHYHESPTETRRRLRTGAKN; encoded by the coding sequence CGGCCAACCGCATCTCCGGCCAGGACCTATACCGCTGGCGCATCTTTTCGCCGGACGGCCAGCCGATCGAGACGCGCAGCCGTATTCCCGTTCCGGTCGACGGTGTGTTCCGGCCGGAGAAGGAGGTTTTCCCGCTCTTCGTGCTCTCGTCCTATCAATGGCAGATGAGTGCGACGCCTCTGTTGCGGCGCCAGCTTTCGCAGACGGCGCGTCACCGCACGATGATGGCCGGCATCGAATCGGGCAGCTGGCTGCTGGCCGAGGCGAGCCTGCTCGACGGCCATTCGGTGACGATCCACTGGGAGGACATGGAGGAATTCGCCTCCCGCTATCCGCAGATCGCCGTGATGCGCGAGCGCTACGTCATCGACGGCAAGCGCGTCACCACCGGCGGCTCGCTGCCGACGCTCGACCTGATGCTGGAGATCATCCGCCGGCGGCAGGGCTATTCGCTGGCGCTGGAGGTCTCGCGCCTCTTCATCTACGAGCACGAGCGTACCGGCGGCCTTCTGCAGGTGCCGGCGCTCGGCAACATGCGCGTCGCCGACCAGCGCGTCGGCCAGGCCGTGCGGCTGATGGAGGAGACGGTGGATGCGCCGCTGACGCTGACGCGGCTGGCAAGGCGCGTCGGGATCAGCGCCCGGCACCTCCAGGACCTTTTCCAGGAATCGATGGGCGTCGCCCCGCACCAGCACTATCTGGCGCTCCGCCTCAACGCGGCGCGGCGCAAGGTCATCGAGACCAGGTCCGAATTCGCCGATATCGCCGCGCTCACCGGCTTCAATTCCTCCTCCGCCTTCTCGCGCAGCTATCGCGCGCACTATCACGAAAGCCCGACGGAGACGCGGCGGCGGCTGCGGACCGGCGCTAAGAACTAG